In the uncultured Fretibacterium sp. genome, GAAACATCCTGACGGACGGCATCTACAACGACCTGAGCTTCATCGTCGGCAACAGGCTGATGGTCCTCGTGGAAGCCCAGAGCACCTGGAGCGTGAATATTGTCATCCGCACCCTGCTGTACTTTGTGCAGGTCTTGAAGGACTACTTGGACGATATAGAGGCAGACCTGTACCACAGCGCCGTCGTGGCTGTGCCAAGGCCGGAGTTTTACGTTATCTACACCGGGGAGAGAGGCACGAAACCAGACAGGCTGTTGTGGTCAAGGGATTTGTTCCAGGGCGATCCGGGCGATCTTGAACTGGGTGTCAAGGCGTTGTACGGCAACGGGAAGGACGACATCATCAGTCAATACGTGGCATTCTGCAAGGTTTTCAACCAGCAGCGGGAACTTTACGGGTTGACGAAGAAGGCGCTGACGGAGACCATACGCATCTGCAAGGATGGAAACGTGCTGAAGGAATATCTTGAGAGCCGCGAAAAGGAGGTCATGAACATCATGACGTTGTTGTTTGACCAGGAGACGGTTACGCTAAGGCGCGAAAAGAGGATTGGCAGGGAAAACCGCGCTGAGGGTAATATGCAGGGGGCCATTGAGATGTGCCGTGAATATGGAGCTTCATTCGATGAGGCAGTCACAAAAATCGCCCGAAAGTTCAACCTCTCCAGGGACGATGCCCGGGCGGAAGTGGAACGCTACTGGAATGCCGATATAACCGCACCAGCAAATTGTCAGAACCTGGAACTTCGCTCCAACTTCCGTCATCGTCCTCAATGACGAGCTTTCCGTAAAACACCATCTGCTACCCCGAACCTGAGGAGGCAAGCCCAAGGGGGCATGCGGCGGAGGTCGGGACCAAACGTCTCCGCCCTCGAGGAGCTTCCGAACGGCAAGGCGGTACACACCAGGAGGCACAGGAGGGATGAAGGGGAACCGCACCGCGGACCGGCTCGGCCTCCCTTCATCCTCCCCGTCCTCTCCCGCCCGTCAGCAGAACTTCATGCGCTCCGGGTCGCCGGCCGCACCGTCGAAGAACCGCAGAACCTGGACTCCGTTCTCCGCGGCCATGCGCTCGATACGTTCCCGGTCGCCGGCATCCTGATAAAGGACCGCCAGACCGCAGCACCGGTCCGCCTCACGCGGCGTCGGGGCGAAGGTGCAGCGGACCCCGGCCGCCTTCATCAGCTCGTACAGGGACTGAGCGTTCTTCACGTCCGGAAAGAGCACGTAGTGCCGCGCCTCCGTGGATTCACTCATCGACCCTCACCCATCGTTCATCGCCCGCCCAGCATCTCCAGGAACGCCCCGATGCGGGTCTTGAGCTGCTCGGCATCCTGGTCCGTGTAGTCGGTCTCGACGCCCAGCACCGGGATCCCCGCGTCCTTCAGGGCCCGTTCCACGAAATATCCCTCGGTGTCGTAGATGTTGCAGAACTTCAGGTTGACGTCGATGACGCCGTCCGCGCGGTACTCGCGGGCCAGGCGCAGGATGTCGTCGATGCGCTCCGAGTTCGGGGTGAAGCAGGCGCAGTGGATGCCGCCCAGATAGCGCTCCGTCAGGCGGTCCACCATCTCGTCCAGGGTCCTGCCGTCCTCGTCCACGCACCGCTCGTAGTAGCGGATGCCGGTGCACATCTCCTCGCACACGACGGCCCCTCCGAGGCTCTCGACGATGTGGTGCAGCTTCCAGTTGGGGATCGAGAGCGGCGTCCCCGTGAACAGGATGCGCTTCGCCCCCTTCGGAAACACGGACACGCCCGCGCGGGCCCGCTGGTCCAGCTCGTCGCAGAGCTTGTTCACCATCGACGTGAACCGCCCGGGGTCGTCGTAGAAGGCGATCTGCGTAATCAAGAGGACGTCCTTCCCACTGATGGGGACGGCGTCCAGTTTGCGGAAGTCCGAAAGCCTCCGGAGGGCGCGGCGCTTTCCGTTCAGCAGCACGATGGCGTCGTGCAGGCTGCCCTCCGTGACCCGGTTGCCCGTCAGCTCCTCCAGTCTGCGGATGTAGCCGTGGATCTCGTCCCTCCAGTGCGCATAGTCCCTCTCGCGCTTCATCTGCGGGATGTCCATGATGTACATGGGCGCGTCCTCGGCCAGGATCTCCCAGGCCTTCTTCTTCCCGTCGCAGGTCGTCTCCCCGACGAACAGGTCCGCGAGGCGGAAGAAGGGGCAGGTGCGGTCGAAGCGCGCGCCGAGCGAGGCCTTGATGAGCGGGCAGGTCGCGGTGGGGAGCTTTTTCTCCCCGCCCGGCACCCAGAACTGCGAACCGCTGCACAGCCCCGTGGCGATGGCCCCCGCGGCCACCACCACCTCGTCCGGGACGTGGATGCAGAAGGAGCCGACGACCCTGCCCCCCTTCTTCTGGTGCTCGACCAACTCCATCGGACGGATGCCGTGAATCTCCGCCACGACCATGTTGAAATAGTCCATGCCCTCCGGCCTGTTCCCCTGCGACAGATAGACGTCGCCAAACGCCTGAGGAAGCGCCTCGCACAGCAGGTCGTGCGTGTTCACGTCCATGCCCAGGCCCTCCCACATCGCCCTGTAATCGGTCATAAGTCATCCCCCTCTTTCTCTTTGACCCCTCGGTCACTCGTACCCGATCTCCGTCCCCTCTCCAAAGGGACAGTTCGGGTAAACGTAGTCGAAAAAAACGTCAGAACCTCTCTTGCGATCGTATTTGGCCCGCAGAAAATCCCTCCCTTCCCCGGGGACGACCTCCTGGGCACAGCCCTGGCAACCATCCCCCTCCAGGATGCGGTAAAAGCTCCCGCTCAGCCTTCGATCCAGCTGACGGTAGATCCCCGCCCCGCTCTGCACCCGAACCGGCAGAAAGTCCACCGGCGCCGCCGAGAACTCCGCCGTCTCCGACGCCCGCCGAAGGACCTCGAGGCGCTCCGGAACGGGCAGAAAGTTGAGATAATATTCCAGGATGTAGACACTCCGCCCATCTAGGCCGGAGTGGTATTTCAGGTCGAAGAGCAGCCCGGTCAGGCGCCTGGACTCCGCCGTTGCGGCATCCAGCGCGCCGTCGTCGAGCCTGCGCCCGTAGACGCGCTCCAGCGTCTCCGTCAGGCGCTCCAGCCTCATGGGGTCCTCCGTGCGGTAGAC is a window encoding:
- a CDS encoding DUF3343 domain-containing protein translates to MSESTEARHYVLFPDVKNAQSLYELMKAAGVRCTFAPTPREADRCCGLAVLYQDAGDRERIERMAAENGVQVLRFFDGAAGDPERMKFC
- a CDS encoding double-cubane-cluster-containing anaerobic reductase, producing MTDYRAMWEGLGMDVNTHDLLCEALPQAFGDVYLSQGNRPEGMDYFNMVVAEIHGIRPMELVEHQKKGGRVVGSFCIHVPDEVVVAAGAIATGLCSGSQFWVPGGEKKLPTATCPLIKASLGARFDRTCPFFRLADLFVGETTCDGKKKAWEILAEDAPMYIMDIPQMKRERDYAHWRDEIHGYIRRLEELTGNRVTEGSLHDAIVLLNGKRRALRRLSDFRKLDAVPISGKDVLLITQIAFYDDPGRFTSMVNKLCDELDQRARAGVSVFPKGAKRILFTGTPLSIPNWKLHHIVESLGGAVVCEEMCTGIRYYERCVDEDGRTLDEMVDRLTERYLGGIHCACFTPNSERIDDILRLAREYRADGVIDVNLKFCNIYDTEGYFVERALKDAGIPVLGVETDYTDQDAEQLKTRIGAFLEMLGGR
- a CDS encoding 2-hydroxyacyl-CoA dehydratase family protein → MNLQINLFEELEEQRREAYVRAVLRASGTDDVVGVIGGRVPLELLHALDLMVLPVYGVDGEILKYSREEGLCPIIDATLTYARTDRCPLIHSSRLIVVDDGCPIMAREVSRLPGREVHVYRTEDPMRLERLTETLERVYGRRLDDGALDAATAESRRLTGLLFDLKYHSGLDGRSVYILEYYLNFLPVPERLEVLRRASETAEFSAAPVDFLPVRVQSGAGIYRQLDRRLSGSFYRILEGDGCQGCAQEVVPGEGRDFLRAKYDRKRGSDVFFDYVYPNCPFGEGTEIGYE